Below is a window of Acidobacteriota bacterium DNA.
TCATCTTGGCCATGAAGTGAAAGTGAGACTGGTAGAAGGACGGGCGGCCCCCCCCCTTCTCCTCGGAAGTCTCATCCTTACAGAAGACGCGCTGCACGTTCACGGCGGACCCGTTCACGGCGGACTGCAAATGCAAACCCAGCAGGACGCAGAAGGACGCCAGGCAGGAGAGGGCCTCGGGGGAGGGAGGTGAAGGGAAGCCGGCGATGAGGCCCCCTTCCAGCCTGCCGTCCCGGCGGATCGGCAACAGGAAGGTGAGGTCGCCGGGGAATCGGGTTCCGGCCTCGTTTTCGAGGACGAGGCCGAAAGCGTCGAAACGCGTCCACGGCGCCAGCGGGACGTCGCTGTGCAGAAGGGGGCAGCGGGAGCAGTTGATGATCAGGGGCGCCAGGCCGAGGTGGCCGACCGCGGCCAGGACGAAGACCGCCTCGGCGGGGGGGGCGGCGCCGGTGTCGGCCCCCGCCGGCGCGGGTTGGTGGATTTTAAGGATAGCCGCGCCCTGCAGGCCGACCTGATCGGCCAGTTGCGCCAGGGCGTCATCGAGACGAAGCGGGGGGCGGGAGGGGGAAAACAGGCCGTCCGCCAGGGACTGAACCGTTTCGGCGTAGCGGTGCGAAAGGGCGGGGGAGGGGGCGGCTGCCGGCTCTTCCTCCGGCTTCTGCGAGGTGTTCCGGGGCTCTTTGGTCATGAAAGGTGTCCTTTCGGGGCCGGGTCAGCGCTGGTGTTCACGCGTTCCCATTGTAGCCGAAGGCGGCGGATTGTCCAAGGAAATGTCAGCGGCCCCGGCCCGGGGGATTGCGCCCCGAAAAAAAACGCGGGGCACACCCCGCGTTTTCCCGGTATCCGAAACGCCCGGTGGCCCGTGTCACTTCCGCCCGGACAGCTCCCGGTCGATCATGAAGACACCGTGGGGTTTGTCGCCGATCATCTTCAGCTTCTCCACGATCTCCAGGGCGGATCCTTCCTCTTCCACCTGCTCGTTGACGAACCACTGCAGGAGCCCCTGGGTGGCGTAGTCCTTCTCCTTGACGGCCTGGTCCATGAGGGTGTGGATGCACTTGGTGATGTGCTTCTCGTGGGCGTAGGCGGCCTCGAAGGCAGCCAGGGGGGAGCCCCACTCGAACTGGGGCTTCGCGATGGCGTCCAGCTTCACGCGCCAGCCGCGCTCGGTCAGATAGTGGTAGAGCTTCTGGGCGTGCTTCTGCTCCTCGCCGAACTGGACACGCATCCAGTGCGCGAAGCCGCGGAGGCTCTTCTCCTCGAACCAGGCGGACATGGCGAGGTAGAGGTACGCGGAGAACAGTTCCTCGTTGATCTGCTTGTTCAGGGCATCTTCCATGGTGTTGGCTTTCATGTCGTTCCTCCAGATATGAATGGTGTGATTTCGGCGGATCAGGCGGGGAGATGGCGTTCTCCCGCCTCGGCGGGGACGTTCACCCCCGTTTCGCGACAGGAGGGGCAAACCCCTTCGACATCGAGGTGATAGCCGGTGACCGAGAAACCCATCAGGGTCGGTTCCATGGGGATTGACGGGATCCGGTCGATGGGGATGTCGGAGATGTGGCCGCAGGCGACGCAGCGGATGTGATGGTGCGGTTGGATGTTGCCGTCGAAGCGCTTGGCGGAGCCCGCCGCCTCCAGCTTGAGGATGACTCCCGCCGAACTCATCAGGTCGAGGTTGCGGTAAATGGTCCCCAGGCTGATGTTGGGAAGCCTCTTCCGGACGTTGAGGTAGAGTTCGTCCGCGGTGGGGTGGGAGGTTGTCATGCGCAGCTCCTCGAGAATGACCTGTCGCTGCCGCGTGATCCGTCTGTTTTCCATGTGGTTTGCTCCTGAATCCCCGACTCGCGGTGACCTTCCCGGGGACCCCGTGGGATCCCTCGACGTCACACCCTCTTAGATACCATAGATCGCAAAAAGATTGCGAGAAAATCTCACTTTTTTTCTCCCGGGGTTTCGTGCTAGAATCTTTCCAGCCCCCGACCGGAGAGGAGAAACGGAGTGAGCGACAACATGGAGGACAGACGGGCAATCCGGTTCGAACTGAACGGGGAACCGGCCGTGATCCGGACCGATCCCCGCCGCCGGCTTCTTGACGTGCTGCGGGAGGACTGCCGGCTTCTTTCGCCCAAGGAAGCCTGCGGGGAAGGGGAGTGCGGCGCCTGCACCGTCCTGCTGGACGGGAAAGCCGTCCTTTCCTGCCTGGTCCTCGTGGGCAGCGTCGAGGGTCGCTCCGTCGTGACCACCGAGGGGCTCGAGTCCAACCCTGACTTTCGGGCCCTGGCGGAGGCGTTCGCCATGAAGGACGCCGTCCAGTGCGGTTACTGCACCTCCGGCTTCCTGGTATCCACCCATGCCCACCTCTCGTCGGGGGGAAGTGCGGAGCCTGCTTCACTGCTGGAAGCGGTGGAAGGGAACCTCTGCCGCTGCACCGGGTACATCCAGGTCCTCGAGGCGGTTTCCGCGGCGGTCGAAAAGAGGGATAAATGAACGATTTCCGATATTTGTGCCCCAAGACCTGCGACGAGTTCTGGGAGATGCTGGACAGTCATCCCGGGGCCCTGATCCTGGCCGGCGGAACGGACCTCGTGGTCCAGTTGCGCCGGGGGATGCACCGGGGGGCGCCGCTGATCGACCCGTCCCGCCTCCTGCGCCATTCCGGGGGAGATGCCGGCAACCCGGACGGCGACTTCGGGCCCTTTTCGGAGATCCGGCAGGACGGTCGGCACCTGGCCATCGGGGCCTTCACCACGTTCTCGGAGATCCTGGCGCACCCGACGGTGAAGGAACGGTTTCCCGTGTTCTGGGAGGCGTGCCGGTGGATCGGGTCTCGGCAGATCCGCAACATGGCCACGCTCGGCGGAAACCTGGCCAACGCTTCCCCTGCGGGGGACAGCATGCCGCCCCTGCTCCTCTATGGTGCGGCGGTCGTCATCCGGGGGAGGCGCTCACGACGGGAGACCCCCCTGGAGGGGTTCTACCAGGGATACAAGCAGACGGCCCTGGGCCCCGGGGACCTCATCGAGGCGGTCCGGCTCCCCCTGGGGTTCGCGGCGACCGGGTCGTACTACCGGAAAGCCGGCCCGCGAAAGGCCCTGGCCATCTCGCGGACCGCCGTCTGCGGGGCCGTTGTCCGAGCCGACGGTGAAGCCGGCGCCCGCGCCCGATTGGCGGCGGGCGGGGTCGCCGCCTTCCCGGTGCGGCTGAAGTCGGTGGAAAATCTGCTCGACGGCGGCCGTGCCCCCGGGCTCGATGAACTCCGGGAGGCCCTGGAGAAGGACATCTCGCCCATCACCGACATCCGGGGGGACGCGGCCTACAAGTTCCGGGTGACCCTGAACTTCGTCCGGGAGTTCCTCGAGAGGGCGGGGATCGGGCCGGTTTCGTGACCCGGCCCGGGCCGGGGTTGACAGTGGGAAAATCAAGGGTGCGGAGGGAAAACGCATGGCAGACGTCCGGGAGAAGATGACCCAGCAGCGGCGATGGTTCGAGAAAGTTCTTCTTTGGATACCGGGGTTCAGAGGGTATCTCCAGAAAGAGTACCGCAGGGATGCCGACCACATCCTGCGCCAGTTTCTCGCCCAGCAGGTGCAGGAGGGGAAAAAGCACGTCCAGCAGGCGGTCCGCGCCGTCACCGACAACGGCAAGATCATGCTCCTCAAGTCGGTGGACCAGGTGAACAACCTCATGGAGAAGATCGAGAACCGCATCAAGTTCGCCGCCCACGGCTACTCGGGCGTCTTCGACGCCGTCAAGGTCAAGGAGGCCGAGCTTGACCAGCTCTACGAGTTCGACGCCCGCCTTCTCGACGTGCTGGGCGAACTCAACGCCCAGCTGCAGGCACTCCCCGCGGCGGCTGCCGGGGACCCCGCGGCCTTCACCGCGGCCGTGCAGGACGTCCTCGAGAGGCTCCGGGGCGTGGACACCCTCCTGAACAACCGCGAAAACGCCATCAAGGGCCTCGTGGACGCCGGCGCCTGAGCGACGGCGGACGCGGACGAAATCCACAGGTACGACGAGGTGAACCATGGCCATTGAAGTCATTCAGTTCTTCGACAATTCGGGACGCGAGATCGTCCACCGGTGGCCCGAGTCCGGCTCCAAGGACATCGCCCTGGGCGCCCAGCTCGTGGTGCAGGAAAACCAGGCCGCCGTCTTCTTCCGCGACGGCAAGGCCCTGGACACCTTCCTCGCCGGCCGGCACACCCTGACCACCCAGAACATCCCGCTGCTGCGGAAACTGGTGAACCTGCCCTTCACCGACGCTCCTTTCCCCGCGGAAGTCTATTTCGTCGGTCTGCAGACCTTCCTGGACATG
It encodes the following:
- a CDS encoding transcriptional repressor; this encodes MENRRITRQRQVILEELRMTTSHPTADELYLNVRKRLPNISLGTIYRNLDLMSSAGVILKLEAAGSAKRFDGNIQPHHHIRCVACGHISDIPIDRIPSIPMEPTLMGFSVTGYHLDVEGVCPSCRETGVNVPAEAGERHLPA
- a CDS encoding (2Fe-2S)-binding protein, translating into MEDRRAIRFELNGEPAVIRTDPRRRLLDVLREDCRLLSPKEACGEGECGACTVLLDGKAVLSCLVLVGSVEGRSVVTTEGLESNPDFRALAEAFAMKDAVQCGYCTSGFLVSTHAHLSSGGSAEPASLLEAVEGNLCRCTGYIQVLEAVSAAVEKRDK
- a CDS encoding ferritin, whose translation is MKANTMEDALNKQINEELFSAYLYLAMSAWFEEKSLRGFAHWMRVQFGEEQKHAQKLYHYLTERGWRVKLDAIAKPQFEWGSPLAAFEAAYAHEKHITKCIHTLMDQAVKEKDYATQGLLQWFVNEQVEEEGSALEIVEKLKMIGDKPHGVFMIDRELSGRK
- a CDS encoding xanthine dehydrogenase family protein subunit M, encoding MNDFRYLCPKTCDEFWEMLDSHPGALILAGGTDLVVQLRRGMHRGAPLIDPSRLLRHSGGDAGNPDGDFGPFSEIRQDGRHLAIGAFTTFSEILAHPTVKERFPVFWEACRWIGSRQIRNMATLGGNLANASPAGDSMPPLLLYGAAVVIRGRRSRRETPLEGFYQGYKQTALGPGDLIEAVRLPLGFAATGSYYRKAGPRKALAISRTAVCGAVVRADGEAGARARLAAGGVAAFPVRLKSVENLLDGGRAPGLDELREALEKDISPITDIRGDAAYKFRVTLNFVREFLERAGIGPVS